A section of the Bacillus sp. HSf4 genome encodes:
- the feoB gene encoding ferrous iron transport protein B → MTRQEIALFGNPNTGKTSLFNALTGSYEYVGNWSGVTVEKKVGMLRHTKGMMIDLPGVYTLSPLSRDEGVVTDFLLKESFTEILNIVDASQLKRNLHLTVQLLEFGQPLTIGLNMTDVARQRGMLINHEKLSEALGVSVIPIVARSGKGCDELSRHLSASKGEPPKPLMINYGGTLEQAITRIEAVIPDRSGVPKRWMALQYLEGNSKMKEQLEATADRTRLQDISKEAEERLKQEEAAKSLHQHIYYVREQYIDHALSSSVQLRSGQKQTLTDRVDAIVTHKVLGIPIFLAFMYLMFMLTFDWLGVPLSDALDGLIGGPVTDWTTSALTAMAASPFIKAVILDGIIAGVGGVLVFVPQIFILFFFISLLEDSGYMARVAMVMDRLMEAIGLNGKAFIPLIIGFGCNVPGVMAARTVEQPKERLLTIMLTPFMSCSARLPVYALFAGAFFAAHQALVVLSLYVLGIAAALVLAKFLSSSKLKEETSFFVIELPPYRLPQARTLWRSTWEKGKGFVRKAGTYIFGGSVLIWLLSYTGPGGTGVDMDDSFLAMIGGVIAPLLMPLGFGTWQAAASLLTGFLAKEVVVASMSIIYFVPESQLQGMMAQQFTPLAAYGFMAFVLLYVPCLATVAVIKKETNSKKWMFLSIVYGLMIAYAITFLIYQGGKLLGLS, encoded by the coding sequence ATGACCCGTCAGGAAATCGCACTTTTCGGGAATCCGAATACAGGTAAAACATCGCTGTTTAATGCATTAACAGGTTCCTATGAATACGTAGGAAACTGGAGCGGAGTGACCGTAGAGAAAAAAGTGGGAATGCTCCGCCATACAAAAGGAATGATGATCGACCTCCCGGGAGTTTATACGTTAAGCCCTCTATCGCGTGATGAAGGGGTCGTCACCGACTTTTTATTGAAGGAATCGTTTACAGAAATATTAAATATTGTCGATGCATCACAGCTGAAGCGCAATTTGCATTTGACGGTTCAGCTGCTTGAATTTGGACAGCCACTCACGATCGGTTTAAACATGACGGATGTAGCCAGACAGCGCGGCATGTTGATCAACCATGAGAAATTGTCGGAAGCGCTTGGCGTTTCGGTCATCCCAATTGTGGCTCGTAGCGGCAAAGGGTGTGATGAGCTGAGCCGCCATCTGTCAGCAAGCAAAGGGGAGCCGCCAAAGCCGCTGATGATCAACTACGGCGGTACACTGGAACAAGCGATCACCCGGATTGAAGCCGTCATTCCGGACCGCTCCGGCGTGCCGAAGCGCTGGATGGCCCTGCAATATTTAGAGGGCAACTCAAAAATGAAAGAACAGCTGGAAGCAACAGCTGACCGAACGAGATTACAAGACATTTCCAAGGAAGCCGAAGAGCGCCTTAAGCAAGAAGAAGCCGCCAAATCGCTGCATCAGCATATTTACTATGTCAGGGAGCAGTACATCGATCATGCTTTGTCATCTTCTGTGCAGCTTCGCTCAGGACAAAAACAGACTTTGACCGACCGCGTGGATGCGATTGTGACACATAAGGTGCTGGGGATTCCGATTTTTTTGGCGTTTATGTATCTCATGTTTATGCTGACATTTGACTGGCTCGGTGTACCGTTGTCTGATGCGCTTGACGGATTGATCGGCGGACCCGTGACAGATTGGACGACTTCAGCATTGACGGCCATGGCTGCCAGTCCGTTTATCAAGGCGGTGATTCTTGACGGCATTATTGCCGGTGTAGGCGGTGTTTTAGTCTTCGTACCGCAAATCTTTATTTTATTCTTCTTTATTTCGCTGCTTGAAGATTCCGGATATATGGCGCGGGTGGCGATGGTAATGGACAGGCTGATGGAGGCGATCGGGTTAAACGGCAAAGCCTTTATTCCGCTGATCATCGGCTTTGGCTGCAATGTGCCTGGGGTTATGGCGGCCCGGACCGTTGAACAGCCGAAAGAACGGCTGCTGACGATCATGCTGACGCCTTTTATGTCTTGTTCGGCAAGGCTGCCGGTCTATGCGCTGTTTGCAGGCGCCTTCTTTGCGGCGCACCAGGCGCTGGTCGTGCTGTCATTATATGTTCTGGGGATCGCTGCGGCATTGGTGCTGGCAAAATTTTTGTCATCGTCGAAGCTGAAAGAAGAAACATCGTTTTTTGTGATTGAGCTGCCGCCGTACCGTTTGCCTCAAGCCCGTACATTATGGCGCTCGACTTGGGAAAAAGGAAAAGGATTCGTCCGCAAAGCCGGAACCTACATTTTTGGCGGATCTGTTCTCATTTGGCTTTTATCTTATACAGGGCCGGGCGGAACGGGCGTTGACATGGATGACAGCTTTTTGGCAATGATCGGCGGTGTGATCGCTCCGTTATTGATGCCGCTCGGATTTGGCACATGGCAGGCCGCCGCCTCGCTCTTAACAGGCTTTCTAGCAAAAGAAGTCGTCGTCGCTTCCATGAGCATTATTTATTTTGTACCTGAATCCCAGCTGCAAGGCATGATGGCACAGCAATTTACACCGCTGGCCGCCTACGGATTCATGGCGTTCGTTCTGCTATACGTTCCTTGCCTGGCAACGGTAGCCGTGATTAAAAAAGAAACGAACTCGAAAAAATGGATGTTCCTGTCGATTGTTTATGGGTTAATGATTGCTTATGCGATCACGTTCCTCATCTATCAGGGCGGGAAATTACTCGGATTATCATAA
- the yidA gene encoding sugar-phosphatase — MYKLIAIDMDGTLLNDVHEVTDEVRNALQEAKAEGVKIVLCTGRPLGGVSRYLEELNLNEDGDYVIAYNGAFVQNTHTQEVVSELTLGYEDLTSLYELSEKLDTPMHFFDSAYLYTPNRDISPYTVYESYVTQVPLRFRTMEEIPEDIMAPKAMYIDVPEKLDRTIAAIPADVKERYTMVKSSPFFYEILHPAASKGNAVQQLANILGIAQEEVICIGDNGNDMSMIEWAGCGVAMGNAIPEVKASADYETLTNNENGVAHAIHELVLSK; from the coding sequence ATGTACAAACTAATCGCGATCGATATGGATGGAACATTATTGAATGACGTTCATGAAGTAACAGATGAAGTACGGAATGCGCTTCAAGAGGCGAAAGCGGAAGGCGTGAAGATCGTCCTTTGCACAGGGCGTCCTCTCGGCGGAGTGAGCCGCTACCTGGAAGAACTGAATTTAAATGAAGACGGCGATTATGTCATTGCCTATAACGGTGCATTTGTTCAAAATACGCATACACAGGAGGTTGTCTCAGAGCTGACGCTTGGCTATGAAGATCTCACATCTCTATATGAGCTCAGCGAAAAGCTGGATACGCCGATGCACTTTTTCGATTCGGCTTATCTCTATACGCCGAATCGGGATATCAGTCCGTATACCGTATATGAATCATATGTCACCCAAGTCCCGCTCCGTTTCCGGACGATGGAGGAGATACCGGAAGACATCATGGCGCCAAAAGCGATGTACATTGATGTGCCGGAAAAGCTGGACAGAACGATCGCCGCTATTCCGGCTGATGTCAAGGAGCGCTACACGATGGTCAAAAGCTCCCCGTTTTTTTATGAAATCCTTCATCCTGCCGCAAGTAAAGGAAACGCCGTTCAGCAGCTTGCCAACATATTAGGCATTGCGCAAGAAGAAGTGATTTGTATTGGAGACAACGGAAATGACATGTCCATGATCGAATGGGCGGGATGCGGAGTTGCTATGGGGAATGCGATCCCTGAGGTAAAAGCTTCGGCCGATTATGAAACGCTTACGAATAATGAAAACGGCGTTGCCCACGCCATTCATGAGCTTGTATTGTCCAAATAA
- a CDS encoding acyltransferase family protein — MQVKEIFVLRCISCLSVVLLHAISMVMFLQEEMLGDTVHVIESFRTLLMFSTPAFIFISEFLLAHAYSDGVPEGFLKKRFKTIFIPFLFIAVLDAFLTAGLMMEQFHAAAIVQKLLANIFLGNFIGYFILVIFQFYLLHMCFHSFLQKASPKWVLSVSFAVNAAYLCYFTFINPPVVQEQASFPFSWVPFPGWLFYFCLAYYCGKDYKRFLALLDQYRYAVYTAAVVTAVSIVAISYFSENIAITSKRPDILFYSISIIFLCFHLFSKLTAVPRLIMFISNYSFSIYLLHAFFLIIGMAVLSGINSISPVPAVALLFFGGTGAAIFVSWSVNKLKYGYMFVGKIYQPKRQRTEPKVQHHAG, encoded by the coding sequence GTGCAAGTGAAAGAAATTTTTGTACTTCGTTGTATCTCCTGTTTAAGCGTGGTTTTGCTTCATGCGATATCGATGGTGATGTTTCTCCAGGAAGAAATGCTCGGGGATACAGTTCATGTCATTGAGTCTTTTCGGACCCTGCTGATGTTCAGCACGCCGGCATTTATATTCATTTCCGAATTTTTATTGGCCCATGCTTATTCCGACGGTGTTCCGGAAGGTTTTTTAAAAAAGAGGTTTAAAACGATCTTTATCCCTTTTCTATTTATTGCCGTTCTCGATGCGTTTTTAACGGCGGGTCTGATGATGGAGCAGTTTCATGCAGCAGCGATTGTTCAAAAGCTTTTGGCCAACATTTTTCTCGGGAATTTCATTGGCTATTTTATTCTCGTGATCTTTCAATTTTATCTTTTGCATATGTGCTTCCACTCTTTTTTGCAAAAGGCATCACCGAAATGGGTGCTTTCCGTTTCTTTTGCGGTCAACGCCGCCTACTTATGCTATTTTACGTTTATCAACCCGCCCGTCGTACAGGAGCAGGCCTCGTTTCCGTTTTCATGGGTGCCGTTTCCCGGGTGGCTGTTCTATTTTTGTTTGGCCTATTATTGCGGGAAAGACTACAAGCGCTTTTTGGCCCTATTGGATCAATACCGGTATGCGGTATATACCGCGGCTGTTGTCACGGCCGTGTCAATCGTTGCGATATCCTATTTCAGCGAAAACATCGCGATTACATCCAAGCGCCCGGATATTTTATTTTACTCAATAAGCATCATTTTCCTATGCTTCCATCTGTTTTCAAAGCTGACTGCAGTGCCGAGACTAATCATGTTCATCAGCAACTATTCTTTCTCTATTTATTTACTGCACGCTTTTTTTCTGATTATCGGAATGGCCGTCTTAAGCGGGATCAACAGCATCAGTCCGGTGCCGGCTGTGGCGTTGCTTTTCTTTGGCGGCACAGGTGCAGCCATTTTCGTGTCCTGGTCTGTCAATAAATTGAAATATGGATATATGTTTGTCGGAAAAATATATCAGCCGAAGCGGCAGAGAACAGAGCCAAAAGTGCAGCACCATGCAGGCTAG
- a CDS encoding DUF3052 family protein, which yields MAETHPVIKKLQFKDFGQPVLILNAPDSYGDITAAFQGEVHLQAEDGKYDFVQVFGVTNEKLQDSAIKAEQHLAEDGLFWLCYPKKSSKAYHSDCSRDTVAGLLADQGYEPVRQIAIDEDWSALRFRKAENIKTMKRTFAVTKKGKQRTEKES from the coding sequence ATGGCAGAAACACATCCGGTGATCAAAAAATTGCAGTTTAAGGACTTCGGGCAGCCCGTGCTCATTTTAAATGCGCCCGACTCTTACGGTGACATCACGGCAGCATTTCAAGGCGAAGTCCATCTGCAGGCTGAAGACGGAAAATATGACTTTGTTCAAGTTTTTGGCGTGACAAATGAAAAGCTCCAGGACTCCGCTATAAAAGCAGAGCAGCATCTGGCGGAGGATGGCTTGTTTTGGCTTTGCTATCCGAAAAAATCGTCCAAGGCTTACCATTCAGACTGCAGCCGTGATACGGTAGCCGGTCTGCTTGCCGATCAAGGCTATGAGCCCGTCCGTCAAATCGCCATTGATGAAGATTGGTCAGCGCTCAGGTTTCGGAAAGCGGAAAACATCAAGACAATGAAACGAACTTTTGCAGTAACGAAAAAAGGTAAACAGCGCACAGAGAAAGAATCATAA
- a CDS encoding VOC family protein has protein sequence MGIEKVGQIGVPVQDLERAAAFYQDVLGLSLLFRTDRMAFFECGGLRLLLSLPEKDEFAHESSVIYFQVEDLPAVYDEIATKGVSFPIEPHMVAKMEQTETWMAFFEDTEGNTLALMSEVQV, from the coding sequence ATGGGAATCGAAAAGGTTGGACAAATCGGGGTGCCGGTTCAAGACTTAGAGCGGGCTGCGGCATTTTATCAGGATGTATTGGGCCTGTCCCTTTTATTTCGGACAGATCGCATGGCCTTCTTTGAATGCGGCGGGCTTCGGCTTCTTCTCAGCCTCCCGGAAAAAGACGAATTTGCTCATGAAAGCTCCGTCATTTATTTTCAAGTGGAAGATTTGCCGGCAGTATATGATGAAATCGCAACAAAAGGCGTTTCTTTTCCGATAGAACCGCATATGGTGGCGAAAATGGAGCAAACGGAAACCTGGATGGCTTTCTTTGAAGATACCGAAGGAAATACCCTCGCTTTGATGAGTGAAGTGCAAGTCTAA
- a CDS encoding FeoB-associated Cys-rich membrane protein, whose translation MFNLIIGGLIFGYAAWTLVKLVKRSRKGKCAACELNRSCQSACENVKNS comes from the coding sequence TTGTTTAATCTGATCATCGGGGGGCTCATCTTTGGCTATGCGGCATGGACGCTTGTTAAGCTTGTCAAAAGAAGCCGGAAGGGGAAATGCGCCGCCTGTGAACTCAATCGTTCTTGTCAATCCGCTTGTGAGAATGTGAAAAACAGCTGA
- a CDS encoding iron-hydroxamate ABC transporter substrate-binding protein translates to MKKRSFIIGFVMMLCLLVSACSSASQSSGNSGNEKASEETTRTYKSTRGDVEIPTHPKRIVTDHYAGELLTVGANVVSSGSWSFTNPFLQDKLKDVTDLGDPINVEKVMKLKPDLIVVMKDDNYDKLSKIAPTVVIPYNTGKNVQETVKMFGDVAGAKKEADQFLADFEEQAKAAREKIAKVIDKDATFGIYENTDKGKLWVFNDNGGRGGQAIYNALGLKAPEKIEKDIIQTGEMKEISMEVLPEYAADYMFVTDYNPNGDSKTLDKLKESSIWKNLDAVKNNRVFINDFDTYYPYDPISVSKQVDLITEMLVKRAEENK, encoded by the coding sequence GTGAAAAAACGATCATTTATTATAGGTTTTGTTATGATGTTATGTTTATTGGTCAGCGCATGCAGCAGTGCATCGCAATCAAGCGGAAACAGCGGCAATGAAAAAGCGTCCGAAGAAACGACAAGAACGTACAAGTCGACGCGCGGAGACGTGGAGATCCCGACACATCCAAAACGCATCGTGACAGACCATTACGCCGGTGAATTGTTAACTGTCGGAGCAAATGTGGTCAGTTCAGGTTCATGGAGTTTCACCAATCCGTTTTTGCAGGATAAGCTGAAAGATGTCACCGATCTGGGCGATCCGATCAATGTGGAAAAAGTCATGAAGCTCAAGCCTGATTTAATCGTCGTTATGAAAGATGACAATTACGATAAGCTCTCGAAAATTGCGCCAACCGTTGTGATTCCTTATAACACGGGGAAAAATGTGCAGGAAACGGTGAAGATGTTCGGCGATGTGGCAGGCGCCAAAAAAGAAGCCGACCAATTCCTCGCCGACTTTGAAGAGCAAGCAAAAGCCGCAAGGGAAAAAATCGCCAAGGTGATCGACAAAGACGCCACATTCGGCATTTATGAAAACACGGACAAAGGCAAGCTGTGGGTATTCAACGACAACGGCGGCCGCGGCGGTCAAGCCATTTATAACGCACTCGGCTTAAAAGCGCCGGAAAAAATCGAAAAAGACATTATTCAAACAGGAGAAATGAAAGAAATCTCCATGGAAGTCCTGCCTGAGTATGCCGCCGACTACATGTTCGTCACAGATTATAACCCGAACGGCGACAGCAAAACACTCGACAAACTGAAGGAATCTTCCATCTGGAAAAACTTAGACGCCGTCAAAAACAACCGCGTCTTCATCAATGATTTCGACACCTACTATCCATACGATCCGATCTCTGTCAGCAAGCAAGTTGATTTGATCACGGAGATGCTGGTGAAGCGCGCAGAGGAGAATAAGTAA
- a CDS encoding MtnX-like HAD-IB family phosphatase — translation MKKWAFVSDFDGTISKQDFYWMVIDKYFPEGRELYKKWKSGELKDIEFLSTVFASINQNEQTIIHDIHSIPIDEYVPDFIQHVQENGGDFFILSAGTDYYIHYILQKYGIKDVEVYSNKGFFQEDNVHMTIDENHWHYSERYGIDKSKVIRKLKEEYETIYFAGDSEPDSHPAKFANVTFAKDALQDLLRDQGVPFVAVDTFADIEQYLKEKGRIV, via the coding sequence ATGAAGAAATGGGCATTTGTATCAGACTTTGATGGGACGATTTCCAAACAGGATTTTTACTGGATGGTGATTGATAAATATTTTCCTGAAGGCCGTGAATTGTATAAGAAGTGGAAATCCGGCGAATTGAAAGATATTGAATTTCTCAGCACCGTTTTTGCTTCAATCAATCAAAACGAACAAACCATCATTCATGACATCCACTCCATTCCGATTGACGAGTATGTGCCAGACTTCATTCAGCATGTCCAGGAAAACGGGGGCGACTTTTTCATCCTGAGCGCCGGCACCGATTATTATATTCATTATATTTTACAGAAATACGGCATTAAAGATGTCGAGGTGTATTCAAACAAAGGCTTTTTCCAAGAAGACAATGTTCATATGACCATTGATGAAAACCATTGGCACTACTCTGAACGCTACGGCATTGATAAATCAAAGGTGATCCGGAAGCTGAAAGAAGAGTATGAGACGATTTATTTTGCGGGTGACAGTGAACCGGACTCCCATCCGGCGAAGTTTGCGAATGTGACGTTTGCAAAAGATGCGCTTCAAGATCTTTTGCGGGATCAGGGTGTGCCGTTTGTAGCAGTTGATACATTTGCAGATATCGAGCAATATTTGAAAGAAAAGGGGCGCATCGTCTGA
- a CDS encoding FeoA family protein, with protein MVLADLKQKERARMIDFSEVNELVQRRLIHLGMKENAEICIKRKLPFGGPFMFETGGQSVGIRLQDAKKIRVEKL; from the coding sequence ATGGTTTTAGCCGATTTAAAACAAAAAGAGAGAGCAAGAATGATAGATTTTTCAGAGGTCAATGAATTGGTTCAGCGCCGGCTTATTCATCTCGGCATGAAAGAAAATGCTGAAATCTGCATCAAGCGGAAGCTGCCGTTTGGCGGCCCGTTCATGTTTGAGACAGGCGGACAGTCGGTCGGCATCCGGCTGCAGGATGCAAAAAAGATAAGGGTTGAAAAACTATGA